CACTTGATAAAGTGGAATATCTCTTAAGAATCGTTCTACTAAATTTTCCAAAGATTCTTTGGGCAAATTTGGAATCTCGCACTTTACAAATTCTGCTAGTGATTCTTTTTTGTAGTTTCCTTGAATATAGCCTTTTAGGCAATTCCAAGTTATCGTGTCTAAAAAAATTCCTCTACCAATGCTTGCAGAGGCGAGAAAAAGTCCCGTGTTTTTAGGCTTTTGCGAGAAAAGCACTTGATTATGGGCTTTTGCTTGTATTGAGATTCTGTGTGAGTATGCTTGCGCGGGGTGTAAGAATCCTTGTGTCATCATTGCACAAACGATAGGCAACAAAAACTCCATTTCAAGTCCGAAGTTTTGCACGAGACTTTGCAGAGTTTTTGGTTGGTAAGAATCTTTGGCAAAAAAATCTAAAATTTTCTGACAGAGGGTTTGAAATTCTAGCGGTGTTTCAGGGAGATTTTGGAATCCAAAAGGAGATTTTAACAGCACAAAATGGGTTTGCAAAAGTCGCTTTGTGCGCTCCTGTTGCGTCAGATTCCTTTTGCCTCGCACAAAGCAATCCATTCTAAAGGATTCGTTAATCCAATAATCTTTGAGCTGTTCTTGCAAGATAGAATCCCTAGCCTCTGCCAATAATACTTTTTGCTGTGCGCTAAAAGTTTGTGGGTCAAAATGCCACATTAACTTTGCACTTGTGCTAAATTCACACGATATTTGGCGCATAGATTCTGCCATTTGGCTAAAAAACAAGCAATGCCAATCTTTGTTAAAAAATTCGTGGCATAAATAATTAATTTCTCTTGTCTGCAATTCTTGATAAATCTCTTGTGTGCGGGGATTTTGCTGTGCATAAAGCGAAGAGGAAGCA
This portion of the Helicobacter ganmani genome encodes:
- a CDS encoding methyltransferase regulatory domain-containing protein codes for the protein MRHLLKTYESNASGNQEKRIQQTISWAKDFFASSSLYAQQNPRTQEIYQELQTREINYLCHEFFNKDWHCLFFSQMAESMRQISCEFSTSAKLMWHFDPQTFSAQQKVLLAEARDSILQEQLKDYWINESFRMDCFVRGKRNLTQQERTKRLLQTHFVLLKSPFGFQNLPETPLEFQTLCQKILDFFAKDSYQPKTLQSLVQNFGLEMEFLLPIVCAMMTQGFLHPAQAYSHRISIQAKAHNQVLFSQKPKNTGLFLASASIGRGIFLDTITWNCLKGYIQGNYKKESLAEFVKCEIPNLPKESLENLVERFLRDIPLYQVLGILD